In Perca fluviatilis chromosome 11, GENO_Pfluv_1.0, whole genome shotgun sequence, the following proteins share a genomic window:
- the hfm1 gene encoding probable ATP-dependent DNA helicase HFM1 isoform X3, with translation MGDSDDCTLSLDNLFFEKPVVHKVKPLHQEVSPWQLEVPPSLSQVPSTQDMQKEAESLSTLYSFSQIPKKFLPPFKGSAGLKVLPSKSNSPYSFNNDENIFEDTHSGSNRRSDVFWGGEGFRDDCQSGRSGDETLQDSGHAAISRRGLSLDCSKSPPLRRSLFKVQVLNSGGDLSNTDDLRSSSSSSQTTSRPQTFLSPVTMATGPPPLQPPRATVSQAAPPFSPFPPPPLGSSAASGRPPQKAAHAEMQGTKRAFVPPMTPQPLHIQGSSGSGVLRPVSEIPAKFRSIFKDFPFFNYVQSKALDDVLYTGKNFVACAPTGSGKTVLFELAIIRLLMETPEPWRDVKAVYMAPIKALCSQCFESWKKKFGPLGLNCKELTGDTEIDDFFEIQDSHIILTTPEKWDSMTRKWKDNCLLQLVRLFLIDEVHVVKDATRGATLEVVVSRMKAVHAYRTAQNPDTGLSMRFVAVSATIPNPSDIADWLSNESGPATYLDFDESHRPVKLRKVVLGFPCSPNQTEFKFDLSLNYKMANIIQTYSDQKPALVFCSTRKGVQQSAAVLAKDARFILSIEHKQRLMKYAGAILDSKLRDLVMLGVGYHHAGVDLSDRKLIEEAFTMGDLPVLFTTRTLAMGVNLPAHLVVIKSTMQYVSGSCEEYSEADLLQMIGRAGRPQFDTSATAVIMTKFQTKDKYMNLMNGAEIIESSLHSHLVEHLNAEIVLQTISDVNMALDWIRSTLLYIRALKNPTHYGFSANLDRYGIEAKLQELCLKNLNSLSSIGLIDMDEDINIKPTEGGRLMARFCVAFDTMKQFSKVAGTENLSDLIELISKSREFSDIQLRVNEKRPLNTLNRDKNRTTIRFPIEGKIKTSEMKVNCLIQAQLGTIPIQEFGLTQDTGRIFKNGMRISKCLSEFLSHRSKTGFSAVLNSLILAKCFRARLWENSSYVSKQLEKIGQSLSTAMVNAGLTTFSKIEKTHARELELILNRHPPFGNQIRESVIHLPTYEVTLEQLPRYSSATAEIVVKVNLKNQAQLLSRRTAPDHHYVSLIIGNSDNTVVFLQKLTDSVLLKCGSWSKKIEVAQASKGEEISVNLISSQYVGLDIQQKFNVYYSGARRYGTDNPHNKTYDPTVQRLQTLKPQSTDQDATQRENATSATDQDSGNKRQCNHFCKNKDLCGHDCCKVGVIVARKRSANPESSFFSYLKDLRTRCDTLAQTPVKRLKMKMSMEESVSVSMQDFAYKPKERLPTVSWYGGSQYEGSVRPRSETVDLTGEDSVPDKVPLADVDSDYDDYVEDVYGMMEEPVQTPGASQTHPQMWMNPGTGVGVSQNRKPLLNQINTTSYSKRSTAGSNQGARYENTSSSQIPTVSFDLGNEWDDWGDFDDENLVHASEMSSASCPTNAKVQQSVYYNMPGFAATSAPVLLGHSQVKPCITTARTPLRSMSGPSLTLRPQNKITLDWNKQRPSIFSEEITVNTPENLPKQTVTHVTTLPRGFGFFSTMSFPSNTSSSVNRSNSKEEEAFLGIFDGIF, from the exons ATGGGAGACTCTGATGACTGCACCTTATCCCTGGACAATCTGTTTTTTGAGAAACCCGTTGTCCACAAAGT AAAGCCACTGCACCAGGAGGTCAGCCCATGGCAGCTGGAAGTGCCTCCATCTCTTTCTCAGGTTCCATCCACTCAGGATATGCAGAAGGAGGCAGAGTCTCTCTCCAccttataca GTTTCTCACAGATACCCAAGAAATTCCTGCCTCCTTTTAAGGGATCAGCTGGCCTTAAGGTTTTACCATCAAAAAGCAACAGTCCTTACAGTTTTAACAATGATGAGAACATTTTTGAGGACACTCATAGTGGCAGCAATAGAAGATCTGATGTCTTTTGGGGAGGTGAAGGGTTCAGGGATGACTGCCAAAGTGGCAGAAGTGGAGATGAAACCTTGCAGGACTCTGGTCATGCAGCCATCAGCAGGAGGGGTTTGTCTCTGGACTGCAGCAAAAGCCCACCTCTACGGAGAAG CTTGTTCAAGGTTCAGGTGTTGAACAGTGGAGGTGACTTGTCAAACACAGATGACctcagaagcagcagcagcagcagccagacAACATCCAGACCTCAAACTTTTCTCAGTCCGGTTACCATGGCGACAGGGCCTCCTCCTCTTCAGCCGCCACGGGCGACAGTTAGCCAGGCAGCTCCTCCTTTCTCCCCCTTCCCACCCCCTCCTCTGGGCTCATCTGCAGCGAGTGGCCGACCCCCGCAGAAGGCGGCACATGCTGAGATGCAGGGCACAAAGAGAGCCTTCGTTCCGCCCATGACGCCGCAGCCGCTTCACATACAAG GATCCTCTGGGTCTGGAGTTTTGCGACCAGTTTCTGAAATCC CAGCAAAGTTCAGATCCATCTTCAAGGACTTCCCCTTTTTCAACTACGTTCAGTCCAAAGCACTTGATGAT GTTCTTTACACGGGTAAGAACTTTGTGGCATGTGCTCCTACTGGGTCTGGTAAAACAGTGCTGTTTGAGCTGGCCATCATTCGTCTGTTGATGGAGACCCCAGAGCCCTGGAGAGACGTCAAAGCTGTCTACA TGGCCCCTATCAAAGCTCTCTGCAGTCAATGCTTTGAGAGCTGGAAGAAGAAGTTTGGTCCCCTGGGGCTGAACTGTAAGGAGCTGACAGGCGACACAGAGATTGATGACTTCTTTGAGATTCAGGACTCCCACATCATCCTGACCACGCCT gaaaaaTGGGACAGCATGACCAGAAAATGGAAGGACAACTGTCTGCTGCAGCTAGTCAGGCTCTTTCTTATCGATGAG GTGCATGTGGTGAAGGATGCGACCCGTGGTGCCACGCTGGAAGTTGTGGTGAGCAGGATGAAGGCCGTACATGCCTACAGAACAGCACAGAATCCAGACACAGGCCTCTCTATGAGGTTTGTGGCTGTATCAGCCACCATACCCAACCCCTCTGAT ATAGCAGACTGGCTGTCTAACGAGAGTGGTCCAGCTACATATCTGGACTTTGACGAGAGCCACCGTCCAGTGAAGCTGAGGAAGGTGGTGCTGGGATTCCCCTGCAGCCCGAACCAAACAGAGTTCAAGTTTGACCTGTCTCTCAACTACAAGATGGCCAACATCATACAAACGTACTCTGACCAGAAGCCTGCATTAGTG TTTTGCTCTACAAGGAAAGGAGTCCAGCAGTCCGCTGCAGTTCTGGCCAAGGATGCTCGGTTCATTTTGAGCATCGAGCACAAGCAAAG GCTGATGAAATATGCAGGCGCTATTCTGGATTCAAAACTGAGAG ATCTGGTGATGTTAGGAGTTGGTTACCACCATGCAGGAGTTGACTTGTCTGATAGGAAGTTGATAGAAGAGGCCTTCACTATGGGAGACCTGCCTGTCCTCT TTACCACCAGGACTCTGGCCATGGGGGTGAACCTGCCAGCTCATCTGGTGGTGATCAAGTCTACCATGCAGTATGTGTCAGGCTCCTGTGAGGAGTACAGCGAGGCTGACTTGCTGCAGATGATAGGCCGAGCCGGAAGACCACAA TTTGACACATCAGCGACTGCAGTGATCATGACCAAGTTTCAAACCAAAGACAAGTACATGAATCTTATGAATGGGGCGGAAATCATTGAGAGCAG CTTACACAGTCACCTGGTGGAGCACCTGAATGCTGAGATTGTTCTCCAAACCATCAGTGATGTGAACATGGCTCTGGACTGGATACGCTCCACCCTCCTCTACATCAGAGCCCTCAAGAACCCCACACACTATG GTTTCTCTGCCAACTTAGACAGATATGGAATCGAAGCAAAATTGCAAG AACTGTGTCTGAAGAACCTCAACTCTCTGTCCTCCATTGGTCTGATCGACATGGATGAGGATATCAACATCAAACCAACAG AGGGCGGCAGGTTGATGGCTAGGTTCTGTGTAGCCTTTGACACCATGAAACAGTTCAGCAAAGTGGCTGGCACTGAGAACTTGTCTGACCTG ATCGAGTTAATTTCGAAGAGCAGAGAGTTCAGCGACATTCAGTTGAGAGTGAACGAGAAGAGGCCCCTGAACACCTTGAACAGGGACAAGAACAGGACCACCATCAG GTTTCCCATTGAGGGAAAGATCAAAACCAGTGAGATGAAAGTGAACTG CTTGATTCAGGCTCAGTTGGGTACCATCCCAATTCAAGAGTTTGGACTTACACAGGACACAGGAAGGATCTTCAAGAATGGGATGCGGATCAGCAAAT GCCTGTCAGAGTTTCTGAGTCACCGATCCAAGACTGGATTCTCTGCTGTGCTCAACTCCCTGATCCTGGCGAAGTGCTTCAGAGCCAGGCTTTGGGAAAACTCGTCCTATGTTTCCAAACAGCTGGAGAAGATAG GTCAGAGCCTGTCAACTGCAATGGTGAACGCTGGACTCACCACTTTCAGCAAAATAGAGAAAACCCACGCCAGAGAGCTTGAGCTG ATTCTCAACAGACATCCACCATTTGGCAACCAAATTAGAGAATCTGTCATACACCTCCCGACGTATGAAGTTACTTTGGAGCAG CTCCCAAGGTATAGCTCTGCTACGGCGGAGATTGTGGTGAAGGTGAACCTTAAAAACCAAGCACAGCTGTTGTCCAGGAGAACAGCTCCAGACCACCACTACGTCTCTCTGATTATCGGGAACTCTGACAACACTGTGGTCTTCCTACAGAAACTCac ggACTCTGTGCTGTTGAAGTGTGGCAGCTGGTCGAAGAAGATTGAGGTGGCACAGGCCTCAAAAGGAGAGGAGATCAGTGTCAATCTCATCAGCTCACAATATG TGGGCCTGGACATCCAACAGAAGTTCAATGTCTACTACTCTGGAGCCAGGAGGTATGGAACTGATAATCCACACAACAAAACGTATGATCCGACTGTACAGAGGCTGCAGACACTGAAACCACAGTCTACAGATCAGGATGCAACTCAGAGGGAGAATGCCACATCTGCTACAGACCAAG ATTCAGGCAATAAAAGACAGTGCAACCACTTCTGCAAGAATAAGGATCTCTGTGGCCATGACTGCT GTAAAGTAGGTGTAATTGTGGCACGGAAGAGGTCAGCAAATCCAGAATCCAGTTTCTTTTCCTATTTGAAAGACCTGAGAACCAGGTGTGACACACTCGCGCAGACTCCTGTCAAACGACTCAAG ATGAAAATGAGCATGGAGGAGTCAGTGTCTGTCAGCATGCAGGACTTTGCTTACAAACCTAAAGAGAGGCTACCTACTGTTTCCTG GTATGGAGGAAGTCAGTATGAAGGTTCAGTGAGACCTCGCTCTGAGACCGTGGATCTGACAGGAGAAGACAGCGTTCCAGACAAAGTTCCTCTGGCCGACGTTGACAGTG ATTATGATGACTATGTGGAGGACGTGTACGGGATGATGGAGGAGCCTGTCCAAACACCTGGCGCGTCTCAGACTCACCCTCAAA TGTGGATGAACCCAGGAACCGGTGTTGGTGTGAGTCAGAACCGTAAGCCGCTTCTAAACCAGATCAATACAACCTCTTACTCAAAGAGGTCTACTGCGGGGTCAAACCAGGGCGCTCGCTATGAAAACACTTCATCCTCACAAATCCCAACTGTCAGCTTTGACCTGGGAAATGAATGGGACGACTGGGGCGACTTTGACGACGAGAACTTGGTGCACGCCAGCGAGATGTCATCGGCCTCATGTCCAACTAATGCTAAAGTCCAGCAGTCTGTTTACTACAACATGCCAG GCTTTGCTGCTACATCTGCACCAGTACTCCTCGGTCACTCACAAGTCAAACCCTGTATAACCACTGCCAGAACACCACTGAG gtCGATGTCAGGACCCTCACTGACCCTCAGACCACAGAACAAAATCACACTAGACTGgaataaa CAGAGACCAAGCATATTCAGTGAAGAGATCACAGTAAATACACCCGAAAATCTCCCAAAGCAGACTGTGACCCACGTGACCACACTTCCAAGAGGTTTTGGTTTCTTCTCAACAATGAGCTTCCCATCCAACACCAGCTCATCTGTCAACAGAAG CAACTCCAAAGAAGAGGAAGCTTTCCTTGGGATATTTGATGGGATATTTTAG
- the hfm1 gene encoding probable ATP-dependent DNA helicase HFM1 isoform X4: MGDSDDCTLSLDNLFFEKPVVHKVKPLHQEVSPWQLEVPPSLSQVPSTQDMQKEAESLSTLYSFSQIPKKFLPPFKGSAGLKVLPSKSNSPYSFNNDENIFEDTHSGSNRRSDVFWGGEGFRDDCQSGRSGDETLQDSGHAAISRRGLSLDCSKSPPLRRSLFKVQVLNSGGDLSNTDDLRSSSSSSQTTSRPQTFLSPVTMATGPPPLQPPRATVSQAAPPFSPFPPPPLGSSAASGRPPQKAAHAEMQGTKRAFVPPMTPQPLHIQGSSGSGVLRPVSEIPAKFRSIFKDFPFFNYVQSKALDDVLYTGKNFVACAPTGSGKTVLFELAIIRLLMETPEPWRDVKAVYMAPIKALCSQCFESWKKKFGPLGLNCKELTGDTEIDDFFEIQDSHIILTTPEKWDSMTRKWKDNCLLQLVRLFLIDEVHVVKDATRGATLEVVIADWLSNESGPATYLDFDESHRPVKLRKVVLGFPCSPNQTEFKFDLSLNYKMANIIQTYSDQKPALVFCSTRKGVQQSAAVLAKDARFILSIEHKQRLMKYAGAILDSKLRDLVMLGVGYHHAGVDLSDRKLIEEAFTMGDLPVLFTTRTLAMGVNLPAHLVVIKSTMQYVSGSCEEYSEADLLQMIGRAGRPQFDTSATAVIMTKFQTKDKYMNLMNGAEIIESSLHSHLVEHLNAEIVLQTISDVNMALDWIRSTLLYIRALKNPTHYGFSANLDRYGIEAKLQELCLKNLNSLSSIGLIDMDEDINIKPTEGGRLMARFCVAFDTMKQFSKVAGTENLSDLIELISKSREFSDIQLRVNEKRPLNTLNRDKNRTTIRFPIEGKIKTSEMKVNCLIQAQLGTIPIQEFGLTQDTGRIFKNGMRISKCLSEFLSHRSKTGFSAVLNSLILAKCFRARLWENSSYVSKQLEKIGQSLSTAMVNAGLTTFSKIEKTHARELELILNRHPPFGNQIRESVIHLPTYEVTLEQLPRYSSATAEIVVKVNLKNQAQLLSRRTAPDHHYVSLIIGNSDNTVVFLQKLTDSVLLKCGSWSKKIEVAQASKGEEISVNLISSQYVGLDIQQKFNVYYSGARRYGTDNPHNKTYDPTVQRLQTLKPQSTDQDATQRENATSATDQDSGNKRQCNHFCKNKDLCGHDCCKVGVIVARKRSANPESSFFSYLKDLRTRCDTLAQTPVKRLKMKMSMEESVSVSMQDFAYKPKERLPTVSWYGGSQYEGSVRPRSETVDLTGEDSVPDKVPLADVDSDYDDYVEDVYGMMEEPVQTPGASQTHPQMWMNPGTGVGVSQNRKPLLNQINTTSYSKRSTAGSNQGARYENTSSSQIPTVSFDLGNEWDDWGDFDDENLVHASEMSSASCPTNAKVQQSVYYNMPGFAATSAPVLLGHSQVKPCITTARTPLRSMSGPSLTLRPQNKITLDWNKQRPSIFSEEITVNTPENLPKQTVTHVTTLPRGFGFFSTMSFPSNTSSSVNRSSNSKEEEAFLGIFDGIF; the protein is encoded by the exons ATGGGAGACTCTGATGACTGCACCTTATCCCTGGACAATCTGTTTTTTGAGAAACCCGTTGTCCACAAAGT AAAGCCACTGCACCAGGAGGTCAGCCCATGGCAGCTGGAAGTGCCTCCATCTCTTTCTCAGGTTCCATCCACTCAGGATATGCAGAAGGAGGCAGAGTCTCTCTCCAccttataca GTTTCTCACAGATACCCAAGAAATTCCTGCCTCCTTTTAAGGGATCAGCTGGCCTTAAGGTTTTACCATCAAAAAGCAACAGTCCTTACAGTTTTAACAATGATGAGAACATTTTTGAGGACACTCATAGTGGCAGCAATAGAAGATCTGATGTCTTTTGGGGAGGTGAAGGGTTCAGGGATGACTGCCAAAGTGGCAGAAGTGGAGATGAAACCTTGCAGGACTCTGGTCATGCAGCCATCAGCAGGAGGGGTTTGTCTCTGGACTGCAGCAAAAGCCCACCTCTACGGAGAAG CTTGTTCAAGGTTCAGGTGTTGAACAGTGGAGGTGACTTGTCAAACACAGATGACctcagaagcagcagcagcagcagccagacAACATCCAGACCTCAAACTTTTCTCAGTCCGGTTACCATGGCGACAGGGCCTCCTCCTCTTCAGCCGCCACGGGCGACAGTTAGCCAGGCAGCTCCTCCTTTCTCCCCCTTCCCACCCCCTCCTCTGGGCTCATCTGCAGCGAGTGGCCGACCCCCGCAGAAGGCGGCACATGCTGAGATGCAGGGCACAAAGAGAGCCTTCGTTCCGCCCATGACGCCGCAGCCGCTTCACATACAAG GATCCTCTGGGTCTGGAGTTTTGCGACCAGTTTCTGAAATCC CAGCAAAGTTCAGATCCATCTTCAAGGACTTCCCCTTTTTCAACTACGTTCAGTCCAAAGCACTTGATGAT GTTCTTTACACGGGTAAGAACTTTGTGGCATGTGCTCCTACTGGGTCTGGTAAAACAGTGCTGTTTGAGCTGGCCATCATTCGTCTGTTGATGGAGACCCCAGAGCCCTGGAGAGACGTCAAAGCTGTCTACA TGGCCCCTATCAAAGCTCTCTGCAGTCAATGCTTTGAGAGCTGGAAGAAGAAGTTTGGTCCCCTGGGGCTGAACTGTAAGGAGCTGACAGGCGACACAGAGATTGATGACTTCTTTGAGATTCAGGACTCCCACATCATCCTGACCACGCCT gaaaaaTGGGACAGCATGACCAGAAAATGGAAGGACAACTGTCTGCTGCAGCTAGTCAGGCTCTTTCTTATCGATGAG GTGCATGTGGTGAAGGATGCGACCCGTGGTGCCACGCTGGAAGTTGTG ATAGCAGACTGGCTGTCTAACGAGAGTGGTCCAGCTACATATCTGGACTTTGACGAGAGCCACCGTCCAGTGAAGCTGAGGAAGGTGGTGCTGGGATTCCCCTGCAGCCCGAACCAAACAGAGTTCAAGTTTGACCTGTCTCTCAACTACAAGATGGCCAACATCATACAAACGTACTCTGACCAGAAGCCTGCATTAGTG TTTTGCTCTACAAGGAAAGGAGTCCAGCAGTCCGCTGCAGTTCTGGCCAAGGATGCTCGGTTCATTTTGAGCATCGAGCACAAGCAAAG GCTGATGAAATATGCAGGCGCTATTCTGGATTCAAAACTGAGAG ATCTGGTGATGTTAGGAGTTGGTTACCACCATGCAGGAGTTGACTTGTCTGATAGGAAGTTGATAGAAGAGGCCTTCACTATGGGAGACCTGCCTGTCCTCT TTACCACCAGGACTCTGGCCATGGGGGTGAACCTGCCAGCTCATCTGGTGGTGATCAAGTCTACCATGCAGTATGTGTCAGGCTCCTGTGAGGAGTACAGCGAGGCTGACTTGCTGCAGATGATAGGCCGAGCCGGAAGACCACAA TTTGACACATCAGCGACTGCAGTGATCATGACCAAGTTTCAAACCAAAGACAAGTACATGAATCTTATGAATGGGGCGGAAATCATTGAGAGCAG CTTACACAGTCACCTGGTGGAGCACCTGAATGCTGAGATTGTTCTCCAAACCATCAGTGATGTGAACATGGCTCTGGACTGGATACGCTCCACCCTCCTCTACATCAGAGCCCTCAAGAACCCCACACACTATG GTTTCTCTGCCAACTTAGACAGATATGGAATCGAAGCAAAATTGCAAG AACTGTGTCTGAAGAACCTCAACTCTCTGTCCTCCATTGGTCTGATCGACATGGATGAGGATATCAACATCAAACCAACAG AGGGCGGCAGGTTGATGGCTAGGTTCTGTGTAGCCTTTGACACCATGAAACAGTTCAGCAAAGTGGCTGGCACTGAGAACTTGTCTGACCTG ATCGAGTTAATTTCGAAGAGCAGAGAGTTCAGCGACATTCAGTTGAGAGTGAACGAGAAGAGGCCCCTGAACACCTTGAACAGGGACAAGAACAGGACCACCATCAG GTTTCCCATTGAGGGAAAGATCAAAACCAGTGAGATGAAAGTGAACTG CTTGATTCAGGCTCAGTTGGGTACCATCCCAATTCAAGAGTTTGGACTTACACAGGACACAGGAAGGATCTTCAAGAATGGGATGCGGATCAGCAAAT GCCTGTCAGAGTTTCTGAGTCACCGATCCAAGACTGGATTCTCTGCTGTGCTCAACTCCCTGATCCTGGCGAAGTGCTTCAGAGCCAGGCTTTGGGAAAACTCGTCCTATGTTTCCAAACAGCTGGAGAAGATAG GTCAGAGCCTGTCAACTGCAATGGTGAACGCTGGACTCACCACTTTCAGCAAAATAGAGAAAACCCACGCCAGAGAGCTTGAGCTG ATTCTCAACAGACATCCACCATTTGGCAACCAAATTAGAGAATCTGTCATACACCTCCCGACGTATGAAGTTACTTTGGAGCAG CTCCCAAGGTATAGCTCTGCTACGGCGGAGATTGTGGTGAAGGTGAACCTTAAAAACCAAGCACAGCTGTTGTCCAGGAGAACAGCTCCAGACCACCACTACGTCTCTCTGATTATCGGGAACTCTGACAACACTGTGGTCTTCCTACAGAAACTCac ggACTCTGTGCTGTTGAAGTGTGGCAGCTGGTCGAAGAAGATTGAGGTGGCACAGGCCTCAAAAGGAGAGGAGATCAGTGTCAATCTCATCAGCTCACAATATG TGGGCCTGGACATCCAACAGAAGTTCAATGTCTACTACTCTGGAGCCAGGAGGTATGGAACTGATAATCCACACAACAAAACGTATGATCCGACTGTACAGAGGCTGCAGACACTGAAACCACAGTCTACAGATCAGGATGCAACTCAGAGGGAGAATGCCACATCTGCTACAGACCAAG ATTCAGGCAATAAAAGACAGTGCAACCACTTCTGCAAGAATAAGGATCTCTGTGGCCATGACTGCT GTAAAGTAGGTGTAATTGTGGCACGGAAGAGGTCAGCAAATCCAGAATCCAGTTTCTTTTCCTATTTGAAAGACCTGAGAACCAGGTGTGACACACTCGCGCAGACTCCTGTCAAACGACTCAAG ATGAAAATGAGCATGGAGGAGTCAGTGTCTGTCAGCATGCAGGACTTTGCTTACAAACCTAAAGAGAGGCTACCTACTGTTTCCTG GTATGGAGGAAGTCAGTATGAAGGTTCAGTGAGACCTCGCTCTGAGACCGTGGATCTGACAGGAGAAGACAGCGTTCCAGACAAAGTTCCTCTGGCCGACGTTGACAGTG ATTATGATGACTATGTGGAGGACGTGTACGGGATGATGGAGGAGCCTGTCCAAACACCTGGCGCGTCTCAGACTCACCCTCAAA TGTGGATGAACCCAGGAACCGGTGTTGGTGTGAGTCAGAACCGTAAGCCGCTTCTAAACCAGATCAATACAACCTCTTACTCAAAGAGGTCTACTGCGGGGTCAAACCAGGGCGCTCGCTATGAAAACACTTCATCCTCACAAATCCCAACTGTCAGCTTTGACCTGGGAAATGAATGGGACGACTGGGGCGACTTTGACGACGAGAACTTGGTGCACGCCAGCGAGATGTCATCGGCCTCATGTCCAACTAATGCTAAAGTCCAGCAGTCTGTTTACTACAACATGCCAG GCTTTGCTGCTACATCTGCACCAGTACTCCTCGGTCACTCACAAGTCAAACCCTGTATAACCACTGCCAGAACACCACTGAG gtCGATGTCAGGACCCTCACTGACCCTCAGACCACAGAACAAAATCACACTAGACTGgaataaa CAGAGACCAAGCATATTCAGTGAAGAGATCACAGTAAATACACCCGAAAATCTCCCAAAGCAGACTGTGACCCACGTGACCACACTTCCAAGAGGTTTTGGTTTCTTCTCAACAATGAGCTTCCCATCCAACACCAGCTCATCTGTCAACAGAAG CAGCAACTCCAAAGAAGAGGAAGCTTTCCTTGGGATATTTGATGGGATATTTTAG